The Pygocentrus nattereri isolate fPygNat1 chromosome 1, fPygNat1.pri, whole genome shotgun sequence genome window below encodes:
- the LOC119263624 gene encoding NLR family CARD domain-containing protein 3-like isoform X1 gives METPHQDTKDGSPGLSQSLFHMKRSHSPGPSSVTSDRSIDHPPMFRVGPPSSFHSLITIKTPDSPVTSGVFVKSGAPVGRPLAFGEGHPSSGHRHGHASDAVKVQENFRLNLKQKFECLNEVITNQETPTLLSEIYTELYITEGDSAEVNNEHEVRQIEAASRRTVTKDTPIKCNDIFKPSSDQDKPIRTVLTKGVAGIGKTVSVQKFILDWTEGKANQDVHFIFPLAFRELNLVKDQKLSLVDLLHTRFKEIKEMEISRSHKVLFIFDGLDECRFTLDFQSTVRLDDVTQSSSVKVLLTNLIKGNLLPSALIWITSRPAAADQIPSECVDRVTEVRGFSDPQKEEYFRKRISDQSLTKRIITHLKTSRSLYIMCHIPVFCWISATVLERMLGEAESGETPKTLTQMYTHFIIQTKIIREKYTNNQETDEEILIKLGQLAFQQLMKGNLIFYEEDLTECGIDVEEASVYSGVCTQIFREESGLHQTKVYCFVHLSIQEHLAALYVHVTFLNQKSNVLNQSLSSKLGIFMRKEIPISDVHKSAVDQALQSKNGHLDLFLRFLLGLSLESNQNLIQDLVTQTGSNSHSKEETVQYVKKKIRENPSAEKSINLFHCLNELDDRSLVEEVQQYLQSDSVNQRTLSPSQWSAVVFVLLTSGGNLDKFDLEKYNRSDDVLLKLLPVVAESRTANLSFCHLTKKSCAALASVLSSESSILRELDLSDNKLGDSGVKLLSAGLENPLCKLETLWLCDCNITDEGCASLTSAMKLNPSQLRDLDLSENKVGDSGLKLLSDVLENPLCKLDTLQLRECNITDRGCAALNSALKSNPSHLRVLNLFGNDQIKKGHQLLFALQQDEYFRLQDLRV, from the exons ATGGAGACCCCTCATCAGGACACGAAAGATGGGTCCCCAGGCTTAAGCCAGAG tctaTTCCACATGAAGAGATCACACTCTCCAGGACCCAGCTCTGTGACCAGTGATAGGTCTATAGATCATCCCCCAATGTTCAGAGTTGGACCCCCCTCATCTTTCCACAG TCTAATCACAATAAAGACACCAGACTCTCCAGTAACCAGCGGTGTGTTCGTGAAGAGTGGTGCACCTGTGGGTCGTCCGCTAGCGTTCGGAGAAGGACACCCCTCATCTGGGCACAG ACATGGCCATGCTTCTGATGCAGTCAAAGTCCAAGAAAACTTCAGGTTAAATCTGAAACAGAAGTTTGAGTGTCTGAATGAGGTGATCACAAACCAGGAAACCCCAACACTTCTCAGTGAGATCTACACAGAGCTCTACATCACAGAGGGAGACAGTGCAGAGGTCAATAATGAACATGAGGTCAGACAGATTGAGGCAGCATCCAGGAGAACAGTAACAAAGGACACACCAATCAAATGCAATGACATCTTTAAACCCTCATCTGATCAAGACAAACCCATCAGAACTGTGCTGACAAAGGGGGTCGCTGGAATTGGGAAAACAGTCTCTGTGCAGAAGTTCATTCTGGACTGGACTGAAGGGAAAGCAAATCAGGATGTCCACTTCATATTTCCACTTGCTTTCAGAGAACTGAACTTGGTGAAGGACCAAAAACTCAGTTTGGTGGATCTTCTTCATACACGGTTTAAGGAGATTAAAGAAATGGAAATATCCAGATCTCACAAAGTTCTGTTCATATTTGATGGTTTGGATGAGTGTCGTTTCACTCTAGATTTTCAGAGCACTGTGAGATTGGATGATGTCACTCAGTCATCCTCAGTGAAGGTGCTGCTAACAAATCTGATCAAGGGGAATCTGCTTCCCTCTGCTCTCATCTGGATCACCTCCCGACCTGCAGCAGCTGATCAGATCCCCTCTGAGTGTGTGGATCGAGTGACAGAAGTCCGAGGGTTCAGTGACCCACAGAAGGAGGAGTACTTCAGGAAGAGAATCAGTGACCAGAGCCTGACCAAAAGAATCATTACACACCTGAAGACATCAAGAAGCCTCTACATCATGTGCCACATTCCTGTGTTCTGCTGGATCTCAGCCACTGTTCTAGAGAGAATGCTGGGTGAAGCAGAGAGTGGAGAGACCCCCAAAACTCTGActcaaatgtacacacacttcATCATTCAAACAAAGATCATAAGAGAAAAGTACACAAACAACCAGGAGACAGATGAAGAGATACTAATCAAACTGGGACAACTGGCTTTTCAGCAGCTGATGAAAGGAAACCTGATCTTCTATGAGGAAGATCTGACCGAGTGTGGCATTGATGTTGAAGAAGCATCCGTGTACTCAGGTGTGTGTACACAGATCTTCAGAGAGGAATCTGGGCTGCACCAGACTAAAGTGTACTGCTTTGTTCATCTGAGCATTCAGGAACATCTCGCAGCTCTATATGTGCACGTGACCTTCTTGAACCAGAAGAGCAATGTGCTGAACCAGAGTCTGTCCTCTAAACTGGGGATCTTCATGAGAAAAGAAATTCCAATCTCCGATGTACACAAGAGTGCTGTGGATCAGGCCTTACAGAGTAAGAATGGACATCTGGATCTTTTCCTTCGCTTTCTTCTGGGTCTCTCACTGGAGTCCAATCAGAATCTCATACAAGACTTGGTGACACAGACAGGAAGTAACTCCCACAGCAAGGAGGAAACAGTTCAGTATGTCAAGAAGAAGATCAGAGAGAATCCCTCTGCAGAGAAATCCATCAATCTGTTCCACTGTCTGAATGAACTGGATGACCGTTCTCTAGTTGAGGAAGTTCAGCAGTACCTGCAGTCTGACAGTGTTAACCAAAGAACACTCTCTCCTTCACAGTGGTCAGCTGTGGTCTTTGTACTGCTGACATCAGGAGGGAACCTGGATAAATTTGACCTAGAGAAATATAACAGATCAGATGATGTTCTTCTGAAGCTGCTGCCTGTAGTTGCAGAATCCAGAACAgctaa TCTTTCATTTTGTCATCTGACAAAGAAAAGCTGTGCAGCTCTGGCCTCAGTGCTCAGCTCAGAATCCTCCATTCTGAGAGAGCTGGATCTGTCTGATAATAAACTTGGAGATTCAggagtgaagctgctctctgctggactggagaATCCTCtctgtaaactggagacactGTG GTTGTGTGATTGTAATATCACAGATGAAGGCTGTGCTTCTCTGACGTCAGCTATGAAATTAAACCCCTCACAATTGAGAGATCTTGATTTGTCTGAGAATAAAGTAGGAGATTCAGGACTGAAGCTGCTTTCTGATGTACTGGAGAATCCTCTCTGTAAACTGGATACACTGCA GTTGAGAGAGTGTAATATTACAGATAGAGGCTGTGCTGCTCTGAATTCAGCTCTGAAGTCAAACCCCTCACACCTGAGAGTGCTGAATCTGTTTGGGAATGACCAGATAAAGAAAGGGCATCAGCTGTTGTTTGCTCTTCAGCAAGATGAATATTTCAGACTACAGGATCTGAG aGTGTGA
- the LOC119263624 gene encoding NLR family CARD domain-containing protein 3-like isoform X2, whose translation METPHQDTKDGSPGLSQSLFHMKRSHSPGPSSVTSDRSIDHPPMFRVGPPSSFHSLITIKTPDSPVTSGVFVKSGAPVGRPLAFGEGHPSSGHRHGHASDAVKVQENFRLNLKQKFECLNEVITNQETPTLLSEIYTELYITEGDSAEVNNEHEVRQIEAASRRTVTKDTPIKCNDIFKPSSDQDKPIRTVLTKGVAGIGKTVSVQKFILDWTEGKANQDVHFIFPLAFRELNLVKDQKLSLVDLLHTRFKEIKEMEISRSHKVLFIFDGLDECRFTLDFQSTVRLDDVTQSSSVKVLLTNLIKGNLLPSALIWITSRPAAADQIPSECVDRVTEVRGFSDPQKEEYFRKRISDQSLTKRIITHLKTSRSLYIMCHIPVFCWISATVLERMLGEAESGETPKTLTQMYTHFIIQTKIIREKYTNNQETDEEILIKLGQLAFQQLMKGNLIFYEEDLTECGIDVEEASVYSGVCTQIFREESGLHQTKVYCFVHLSIQEHLAALYVHVTFLNQKSNVLNQSLSSKLGIFMRKEIPISDVHKSAVDQALQSKNGHLDLFLRFLLGLSLESNQNLIQDLVTQTGSNSHSKEETVQYVKKKIRENPSAEKSINLFHCLNELDDRSLVEEVQQYLQSDSVNQRTLSPSQWSAVVFVLLTSGGNLDKFDLEKYNRSDDVLLKLLPVVAESRTANLSFCHLTKKSCAALASVLSSESSILRELDLSDNKLGDSGVKLLSAGLENPLCKLETL comes from the exons ATGGAGACCCCTCATCAGGACACGAAAGATGGGTCCCCAGGCTTAAGCCAGAG tctaTTCCACATGAAGAGATCACACTCTCCAGGACCCAGCTCTGTGACCAGTGATAGGTCTATAGATCATCCCCCAATGTTCAGAGTTGGACCCCCCTCATCTTTCCACAG TCTAATCACAATAAAGACACCAGACTCTCCAGTAACCAGCGGTGTGTTCGTGAAGAGTGGTGCACCTGTGGGTCGTCCGCTAGCGTTCGGAGAAGGACACCCCTCATCTGGGCACAG ACATGGCCATGCTTCTGATGCAGTCAAAGTCCAAGAAAACTTCAGGTTAAATCTGAAACAGAAGTTTGAGTGTCTGAATGAGGTGATCACAAACCAGGAAACCCCAACACTTCTCAGTGAGATCTACACAGAGCTCTACATCACAGAGGGAGACAGTGCAGAGGTCAATAATGAACATGAGGTCAGACAGATTGAGGCAGCATCCAGGAGAACAGTAACAAAGGACACACCAATCAAATGCAATGACATCTTTAAACCCTCATCTGATCAAGACAAACCCATCAGAACTGTGCTGACAAAGGGGGTCGCTGGAATTGGGAAAACAGTCTCTGTGCAGAAGTTCATTCTGGACTGGACTGAAGGGAAAGCAAATCAGGATGTCCACTTCATATTTCCACTTGCTTTCAGAGAACTGAACTTGGTGAAGGACCAAAAACTCAGTTTGGTGGATCTTCTTCATACACGGTTTAAGGAGATTAAAGAAATGGAAATATCCAGATCTCACAAAGTTCTGTTCATATTTGATGGTTTGGATGAGTGTCGTTTCACTCTAGATTTTCAGAGCACTGTGAGATTGGATGATGTCACTCAGTCATCCTCAGTGAAGGTGCTGCTAACAAATCTGATCAAGGGGAATCTGCTTCCCTCTGCTCTCATCTGGATCACCTCCCGACCTGCAGCAGCTGATCAGATCCCCTCTGAGTGTGTGGATCGAGTGACAGAAGTCCGAGGGTTCAGTGACCCACAGAAGGAGGAGTACTTCAGGAAGAGAATCAGTGACCAGAGCCTGACCAAAAGAATCATTACACACCTGAAGACATCAAGAAGCCTCTACATCATGTGCCACATTCCTGTGTTCTGCTGGATCTCAGCCACTGTTCTAGAGAGAATGCTGGGTGAAGCAGAGAGTGGAGAGACCCCCAAAACTCTGActcaaatgtacacacacttcATCATTCAAACAAAGATCATAAGAGAAAAGTACACAAACAACCAGGAGACAGATGAAGAGATACTAATCAAACTGGGACAACTGGCTTTTCAGCAGCTGATGAAAGGAAACCTGATCTTCTATGAGGAAGATCTGACCGAGTGTGGCATTGATGTTGAAGAAGCATCCGTGTACTCAGGTGTGTGTACACAGATCTTCAGAGAGGAATCTGGGCTGCACCAGACTAAAGTGTACTGCTTTGTTCATCTGAGCATTCAGGAACATCTCGCAGCTCTATATGTGCACGTGACCTTCTTGAACCAGAAGAGCAATGTGCTGAACCAGAGTCTGTCCTCTAAACTGGGGATCTTCATGAGAAAAGAAATTCCAATCTCCGATGTACACAAGAGTGCTGTGGATCAGGCCTTACAGAGTAAGAATGGACATCTGGATCTTTTCCTTCGCTTTCTTCTGGGTCTCTCACTGGAGTCCAATCAGAATCTCATACAAGACTTGGTGACACAGACAGGAAGTAACTCCCACAGCAAGGAGGAAACAGTTCAGTATGTCAAGAAGAAGATCAGAGAGAATCCCTCTGCAGAGAAATCCATCAATCTGTTCCACTGTCTGAATGAACTGGATGACCGTTCTCTAGTTGAGGAAGTTCAGCAGTACCTGCAGTCTGACAGTGTTAACCAAAGAACACTCTCTCCTTCACAGTGGTCAGCTGTGGTCTTTGTACTGCTGACATCAGGAGGGAACCTGGATAAATTTGACCTAGAGAAATATAACAGATCAGATGATGTTCTTCTGAAGCTGCTGCCTGTAGTTGCAGAATCCAGAACAgctaa TCTTTCATTTTGTCATCTGACAAAGAAAAGCTGTGCAGCTCTGGCCTCAGTGCTCAGCTCAGAATCCTCCATTCTGAGAGAGCTGGATCTGTCTGATAATAAACTTGGAGATTCAggagtgaagctgctctctgctggactggagaATCCTCtctgtaaactggagacactGTG A